The following DNA comes from Nocardioides sp. JQ2195.
GCCGAGCGCACGGCGATTCGCTCGTGGGCGGCCGACCTGGACGCACCGATGCCGGGGTGAGCGGCCCGTGCTGCCGGATGAGACCCGTGGTACGCGCCGGCGTCAGACTGAACCCGAAGTCCCCGTCCCACGAAGGAGAGACATGTCCGACAACCATCCGCCCGAGCAGCCCCACAAGGGTCATCCGCCTCCGCCTCCGCCGCCTCCTCCGGGTTGGGGCCAGCCCCAGCAGGGCTACGGCGCTGCCCCGCCGGTGAACCCCGGCCAGCAGCTCCACGGCGGGTCCGGCCGGATCGGCAAGGTGCGCAGCACCGGGATGTGCATCCTGCTCTTCTTCGTCACCTGTGGGATCTACTCGATCTACTACTTCTACGTGACCCACGAGGAGATGAAGCAACACTCCAACCAAGGTGTCGGTGGCCTGGTGGCGCTGTTGCTGGCGATCTTCGTCGGCATCGTGAACCCGTTCCTCCTCTCCGCCGAGGTCGGCAACCTGCGGAGGTGGCGAGGGCAGGAGCCGAGGGTCAGCGGACTGACCGGGCTCTGGTACGTCCCCGGCATGCTCATCCTGGTCGGCCCGTTCATCTGGTTCGTCAAGACGAACGGCGCGCTGAACGACTACTGGATCTCGCAGGGCGCGCAGCCGGCCTGAGCCCTGACCCGGGTGCTCGATCGACGCTAGTCTCGATCCATGACGGACGGCTACTTTCCACCCGGCTCGGTGCTCCGCCACGTCCAGGAGCACCGAGCCGTCGGACAGACCTACGGTCAACGTGCGCTGATCATCGGGGCCACGCACCCGGTTCCCTACGTCGGGACCAGCGCGTCGACCAACGCCAAGGAGCGGCCGTTCATGCGCCTCTCCGCCACGGCCGAGGCGTTCGAGTCGATCTTCTTCGGCGACCGCGAGGAGGCCGACCGCGTGCTGGCGATGGTGCACCAGATGCACACCAGGGTGAAGGGGTCCCTCGACCGCGACGAGGGCAACTTCCCGGCGGGCACGGCGTACGACGCGTTCGACCCTGAGCTGATGCTCTGGACGATGGCGATGCTCGCCGACTCGTCGAGGGTGGCCTTCGAGACCCTGGTCCGGCCGCTCGAGGCCGACGAGAAGGAGCAGCTGTGGGCCGACTGGGTCCGGTTCGGCGAGCTCTTCGGGATGCCGCGCTCGGTGGCTCCGGCGACGGCCAGCGAGCTCGAGGAGTGGATGCGCGCCCAGGTCGCCGGGCCCGACTTCCACGTCACCGAGGAGGCCCGTGTCGTCGGCCGGGCGATCGCCCTCGACATGCCGGTGCCCCTCCAGCTGCGGATCGGCATCAGCGGCACCAACCTCGTGGTGCGGGGGATGCTGCCGCCGCGGGTGCGCAGGGCGTTCGGCCTGGCCTGGAGCCCGGCCCACGCTGCGGCGTACGCCGCGATCACCGCCGGTGTGCGGGCCTCGCAGCGGGTGGTTCCCGACCAGGTGAGGATCGGCCGCAACACCGGGCTCTTCCAGCTGGTCTCGGCCACCGAGAGACGCATCATCTCCCGTGGCGGTCGCACGATGGAGCTTCCCGCTGCCTGAGCCGCACCTGTCGAGGCCTTCGCGTTTCACGGGGGCGAGGCTGGTGCGGTTGAAGTGGCCGGGCACGGGGCAGAAGGCGGTCATGCGAACACTCGGCGGGGCCCTGCTGGCGTCCACCCTGCTCGTCTCCGGCTGTTCCGGCGGCCCGCTCGGTGACGACGAACGCAGGGCCGACGTGGGCGAGGTGTTCCCCGCGCAGGCGCAGATCGAGGGCCTCCCGGTCACGTTCACCCTCCCCACGGCGGGCTACGAGTTCCTGGTCAGCAAACCGCGGTCCGTGGCGACCAGCAGCCTGCCCATGGGCGAGGGCGGCGACGTGTCTCCCGAAGCAGGCGACGGCACCGCGTTCATCGAGATCGACGAGCTGACGCCGTCCGCGGTGGCCGGGGACACCTGGATGCTGGCTCGGGAGAACGTGGAGTGGAACCTCTGGCTCGACGTCGACGGGCGCAGGTTCCCGCTGGATCGCGAGGCGCAGAACGACTGGGTGGTCACCGTCCCCGAGGACCCTGATGAAGTCCGGCTGGTGGTGGACTACGACGGCCGGGAGCTCGCGGTGGACCCCTATGACCCCGTGCCCACGCACGACACGGGCAGCGCCTACGCGCCCGGGCACCTGCCGCGGTTGCGTGACCACCAGTGCCCGCCGCAGCGTCGGGTGGAGCTTGCCGACGGCGTCACCTTCAACGGCACGGACTGCCAGGTCCGTGCGCTGGACCCGGTGCCCTGGTTCGGTCCGGCCGGCTGGGCGGCACCGGGCAGGTCGTGGGTGCTGGTGAAGGCAACCATCGACATCAACACCTACTTCGGCCAGGAGGTGGCCGGCGAGTACGTCTCGCGGGACACCGCGTACGGCGAGCCGACCTACAGGTTGGACGGCGCCCGGCCGGTGGCGATGTATGACAGCGAGCTCGTGGAGATCTCCTCACGACCCGACGACATGGACGTCCACGACGCGAGGTGGCTGCTCTTCGAGGTCGCCGAGGACACCACCGACGCAACCCTGCGGCTCGGGCTCACCTACACCGGGACCCCCAGGGACCCAGCCGACGACGCGACGGTGGTCACCCACCGCTGGAAACACGTGTTCGACCTGCGCCTCACCTGATCAGTGGCACGCCCGGGGACTCCGTGCCCCGACCGAACGGCTGCACCAGCAGCGCCGTTCCCTCGCCAGCCACGCGGGTCATCACCAACGTGGCCTCCTGCTCCCCGTGGAGGGAGAGTCGCTTGCGCAGGACCTCGGGCACGATGTCGACCCCGCGCTTCTTGATCGTGAGCCTTCCGATGCCGCGTGCCCGCAGCGCTGCCTTGAGCGGCTTCTCGCGGTAGGGGAGCGTCTCGATGACCCGGTAGCCGCGGGCGAAGGGTGAGCGGAAGGACGCGTCGGAGGTGACGTAGGCGATGTGCTCGTCGAGCAGGCCGCCGTCGACGCCGCCGGCGACAGCGGTCACCAGTCCGGCACGGATGACGGCACCGTCCGGTTCGTAGAGGAACTCGCCCAGGGCCCGCACCGGCCGCTCACGACCGTCGTAGGGGTCGTCCTCCTCGGTGATGCTGGCCAACCCACCGTCGCCGATCACGGTGGCGCGGCGCCGGGCCGTGGCGAGGTACGACGACCAGAGGGCAGCCTCCTTCACCTCGCCGCCCTCGCTGACCCACTCGGCCTCGACGGAGGCGGGAACCAGCTCGTGGGGGATGCCGGGGGCGACCTTGACCACCGAGGCGCGCTCGAGGAGGGAGGTGACGAACGACCACGGGGGAGTCCACCCCTCCACGTCGAAGACCCGACCCCGGGCGCCGCGGCGCGCAGGATCGGCGAAGACCGCGCCGAAGCCCGAGAGGTCGAGCGTGGTGCCGTCGGCGACCTGCACGGCGCCGGCCAGGTCCAGCGCGGCCAGGTTGGCTCGGGCGACCTCGACCCGGACCGGGTCGAGGTCGACGCCGGCCACGGTGAGGCCGGCCCGGGCGAAGGCGATCAGGTCGCCGCCGATGCCGCAGCCGAGGTCGATCACGCTCGCCGGCTGGGCGGCGGCCAGCCGGGCCGCGCGATGGGCGGCGACCCGGGCGTGGGTGGCCTGCTCGAGGGCATCCGGGGTGAAGAACATCTGCATCGCGTCGGTGCCGAACTTGGCCACTGCCTTCACCCGCAGCCCGACCTGTGTGAGCGCCGCGGCGGCGCGGTCGGCGTCCTGCTCGACCTTGCGCACGGCGGCGGCGGAGCGGACCGGATCGCCGTCGTGGTCGGCGTACGCATTCCCGGCCGTCTCCAGAAGCCGTTGCCCGTCGTCGGTCAGCAGCCAGCGGAACGCGTCGAGATCCATGCCCGCAGTCTGTCAGCCGATTGTGGCGACCCCGTCTCTGGCACTCCATTGGCGAGAGTGCTAGCGTTTGTTCTGGCACTCTCACCATGAGGGTGCCAGCGCTTGCAACGAGCACGACCCCCGCGACGGCGTGCTCCACTGCAGGCTCGAACTTCTTGGCTGGCCCCGTTCCCGGAGTCCGTCACCAACTGATCATTCAAGTGGAGAAAGTGGAGGTCGACATCGTGTCGGTCAACATCAAGCCTCTCGAGGACCGCATCATCGTCAAGCAGCTCGAGGCGGAGCAGACCACGGCCTCGGGCCTGGTCATCCCCGACACCGCGAAGGAGAAGCCCCAGGAGGGCGAGGTCGTGGCAGTGGGCCCCGGCCGCTTCAACGAGGACGGCGACGAGCGCATCCCGCTGGACATCGCGGTCGGCGACAAGGTCATCTACAGCAAGTACGGCGGCACCGAGGTCAAGTACGGCGGCGAGGAGTTCCTGATCCTCTCCGCCCGCGACGTCCTCGCGATCGTTTCCTGATTTCCCGATAGTCCCTAACGGCTCGCAGGTCTGAAACGCGATTTCGGCTGCGACTCGTTAGGGACTATCTCCCTTTTGTGAGGAGAAGCCATGCCGAAGATTCTTGAGTTCGACGAGAACGCTCGTCGCGCGCTGGAGCGGGGCGTCGACGCCCTGGCCAACGCCGTCAAGGTGACGCTCGGCCCCAAGGGCCGCTACGTCGTCCTCGACAAGAAGTGGGGCGCCCCGACCATCACCAACGACGGTGTCACCGTCGCCCGTGAGGTGGAGCTGGACGACCCGTTCGAAAACCTTGGCGCGCAGCTGACCAAGGAAGTTGCCACCAAGACCAACGACGTCGCCGGTGACGGCACGACGACCGCCACGGTCCTCGCCCAGGCGATGGTCCACGAGGGCCTGCGTGCGGTGGCCGCCGGCGCCAACCCGATGGGCCTCAAGCGCGGCATGGACGCCGCCGCCGAGGCCGTCGGCCAGGCGCTGCGCGACGCCGCTCGCGAGGTCGAGTCGAAGGAGGACATGGCCTCCGTGGCCACCATCTCCTCGCGCGACTCGCACATCGGTGAGCTGCTCGCCGAGGCGTTCGACAAGGTCGGCAAGGACGGCGTCATCACCGTCGACGAGTCCAACACCATGGGCACCGAGCTCGAGTTCACCGAGGGGATGCAGTTCGACAAGGGCTACATCTCGCAGTACTTCGTGACCGATGCCGAGCGCATGGAAGCCGTCCTCGAGGACCCCTACATCCTCCTGCACCAGGGCAAGATCTCCGCGATCGCGGACATGCTGCCGCTGCTGGAGAAGGTCATCGCAGCCGGCAAGCCGCTCTTCATCCTCGCCGAGGACGTCGACGGTGAGGCGCTCTCGACCCTGGTCGTCAACAAGATCAAGGGCACCTTCAACGCCGTGGCCGTCAAGGCCCCCGCGTTCGGTGACCGCCGCAAGGCCATGATGGAGGACATCGCCGTCCTCACCGGTGGCCAGGTCGTCGCTCCCGAGATCGGCCTCAAGCTCGACCAGGTCGGACTCGAGGTGCTCGGTCAGGCTCGCCGCATCGTGGTGACCAAGGACAACACCACGATCGTCGACGGCGCCGGTGACTCGGCCGCGGTCGAGGGCCGGGTCAACCAGATCAAGGCCGAGATCGAGGCCTCCGACTCCGACTGGGACACCGAGAAGCTCCAGGAGCGTCTCGCGAAGCTGGCCGGTGGCGTGTGCGTGATCAAGGTCGGCGCCGCCACCGAGGTGGAGCTGAAGGAGAAGAAGCACCGTATCGAGGACGCCGTCTCCGCGACGCGAGCCGCGATCGAGGAGGGCATCGTCGCCGGTGGTGGGTCCGCGCTCATCCACGCGGTCTCCGTGCTCGAGGACAACCTCGGCCTGACCGGTGACGAGGCGGTGGGCGTGCGCGTCGTGCGCAAGGCCGCCGACGAGCCGCTGCGCTGGATCGCCGAGAACGGTGGCGACAACGGCTACGTCATCACCACCAAGGTCCGTGACCTCGGCGTGGGCAACGGCTACAACGCCGCCACCGGCGAGTACGGCGACCTGGTCGCCCAGGGCGTCCTCGACCCGGTGAAGGTGACCCGCTCCGCGCTGGTCAACGCCACCTCGATCGCCGCGATGCTGCTGACGACCGAGACCCTGGTCGTCGACAAGCCCGAGGACGAGGATGAGTCGGCGGCCGGTCACGGTCACGGCCACGGCCACTGATTGACCCACCTGCGCCGAGTCGGTGCGGGTGGAGCCTCACGACGCCGAGCCGGCGCGCGTTGACCTGAACCTGGGTCAACCCGTGCCGGCTCGGCTGCATTTGTCGGAGCCGGAGCCGGAGCCGGAGTCAGGGCCGGAGCCAGGGCCAGGGCCCGGCTCACCAGAGCCAGGGGTGGTCGCAGTCCGGGGTCGGGACGCCACGGTCGACGCCCTTGAGCAGCCAGATCGGGTGCTCCCCGCACCCCGTGCCATGGCGTTCGTAGCGATCAGCCAGGGCCGCCTCGAGAGCGGGCTGGCCGGTGCCGTTCCACGAGGTGAAGTCGACCTGGCCGACGAACCACGTGGGCGCCTCGTCGCTGCGCAGCAGGGCGACCAGGTCCTCGAGACCCGGGTCGTTGCCGCGCATCGGCAGGCTCCACAGGTGCTCGTAGGGCGAGGAGAGCCCCGACGCGAACACGATGTCGGCCCGCCCGCCGTAGACCGTGATCGTGTCGTCCGGCTCGGCCACGTCCTTGATCGCCCGCCCGGTGTAGATCTCGGTGGGCGGCTCGGCGCCGGTCAGGTTGTTGGCCACCCAGCCGACGGCGGAGACGAGGCAGGAGAACGCAGCCAGCCCGGCGATGACGCGCATGACCCGTCCGCGCACGCCGGGGGCTCCCGCGACCAGCGCGGCGCACAGCACGACCGTCGGCACCAGGCCCAGGAGGTAGGGCCGCCAGTAGCTGCCGCCCAGCACCACGCCAGCGCCGTCGACGGCCAGCACGGCGAGGGCTGCCACGGTCGCCGCCGGCTGGGTGCGCCACGCGTGCCGGATGTTGACCAGGAACCAACCGATGATGAGGGCCATCCCGGTGGCCACGAAGATGATCGCGAGCTGTCGGGCCCGGCCCAACGGGGCGCCCGCCTCGTCGCTGGCGATCACGTCGAGTGCGTGGGAACGGAACCCGTAGACGGTGTACCAGAGGGTCTCCAGGTGGACACCGGCCACGAGGCACCAGCCGATGGTGAGGCCGAGCGGGATCGCCGCGCCCAGCAGTGCCGCCCCGGCCAGCTTCCAGAACGCGCTCCAGCTGATCGTCCTGCGCAGGGCGGAGACCAGCAGGACGAAGCCACCGAAGGCCAGGCCCGTGGCCATGTTCTGCTTGAGACCGATCGCGAGCATGCCCAGGAGACCGGATCCGGCGGCGAACACCATCGCCCGGCGCGGCGTGAGGTCGAGGACCCGCAGGGCCTCGAGGGCGAGCCAGAAGCTGCCCACGACGATCGGGATGCCGAGGATCTCGCCCTTCGCGGCCACCGAGTCGATCATGGTGTTGGTGGTCACCGCGGCGGTCGCGACGGCGGTCCACCGTGCCGCCCGGTCGCCGGCGACGAGGTACGCCGTACGCGCGGCGGCAATGACGAGCAGGGCGCACCCGACCGCGGCCACGACCCGGATGAACAGGGCGCCGCCGATCATGTCGGAGAGCTTGATCAGCGCGATCAGCGGCGGAGGGCGGTCCACCCAGTACGTGCCGTAGAGCGAGTCAGGTTCGGGATGCCAGGCCCGGGCGACCAGGGTGAAACCCGCCTCGTCCGGGCGGATCGGCCACATCAGCCCGGGGAATCGCAGCAGCATGGCCAGCAGGGCCGTCAGCCCGACGAGTCTTCTGGTCCCGATTTCGGGCAGGGTGAACCGGGACGTGCGCGTCATGGGGGCAAGCCTGCCATTGCCGGTCCGGCGACCGGGGGGAGGCAGGCCGTGTCCGGCGGTGTGGTTCCCGCTGCGCGCGTTCCTCGGGTGGGTCGATACGATGGGCGAGTGGAGCTCCCAGACAAGTTTGCCGCCCTTGGACTGACCTACGACGACGTGCTGCTGCTGCCGGGGGAGTCCGACATGGCTCCCGCCGACATCGACACCACGTCGCGCCTGACGCGGGAGATCTCGCTGAAGGTGCCGCTCGTCTCCGCGGCCATGGACACCGTCACCGAGTCGCGGATGGCGATCGCGATGGCTCGTGAGGGCGGCCTCGGCGTGCTGCACCGCAACCTGTCCCTCGACGACCAGGCCTACCAGGTCGACCTGGTCAAGCGGACCCAGACCGGGATCATCTCCAACCCGATCACCATCGGTCCCGACGCGACGCTGGAGGAGCTCGACCGGATCTGCGGCGAGTACCGCGTCTCCGGCCTCCCCGTCGTCGATCCCGACAACAAGCTCCTCGGCATCATCACCAACCGCGACCTGCGCTTCACGCCCGTTGCGGAGTGGGCCACCACCAAGGTCAACGAGGTGATGACCACCCACCCGCTGTTCACCGGCCCGGTCGGCATCTCCCGTGAGGACGCGACCGCGCTGCTGCGCCAGCACAAGCGCGAGCGGCTTCCCCTGGTCGACGAGACGGGGCGGCTCGGCGGCCTGATCACGGTCAAGGACTTCGTGAAGTCCGAGCAGTTCCCCCACGCCTCCAAGGATGCTGACGGCCGGCTCATGGTCGGTGCCGCGATCGGCTACTTCGGTGACGCGTGGGAGCGGGCCTCCCTGTTGATCGAGGCCGGTGTCGACGTGCTCGTCGCCGACACCGCCCACGGCCACGTGTCGCTGCTGCTCGACATGGTGCGCCGGCTCAAGACCGATCCGGCCACCAAGCACGTCCAGGTGATCGGCGGCAACGTCGCGACCCGGGCCGGCGCCCAGGCGTTCGTCGACGCCGGTGCCGATGCGGTCAAGGTCGGCTTCGGCCCCGGCTCCATCTGCACGACGCGCGTGGTCACCGGCTGCGGTGTCCCGCAGATCACCGCCGTCCACGAGGCCTCGCTGGCCTGCCAGCCGGCCGGCGTGCCCGTCATCGCCGATGGTGGCCTGCAGCAGTCGGGTGACATCGCCAAGGCGCTGGTCGCCGGCGCCGAGACCGTCATGCTCGGCTCCCTGCTGGCTGGTTGTGAGGAGTCGCCCGGAGAGCTGGTCTTCGTCAACGGCAAGCAGTTCAAGGCCTACCGCGGCATGGGGTCGCTGGGTGCGATGAGCAGCCGCGGCAAGAAGTCCTACTCCAAGGACCGCTACTTCCAGGCCGAGGTCACCAGCGACGACAAGATCGTGCCCGAGGGTGTCGAGGGCCAGGTCGCCTACCGCGGACCGCTCGCCGCCGTGGCCCACCAGCTCGTCGGCGGCCTGAACCAGTCGATGTTCTACATCGGTGCGCGCACGATCCCGGAGCTGCAGGAGAAGGGGAAGTTCGTGCGGATCACCTCCGCCTCGCTCAAGGAGAGCCACCCCCACGACATCCAGATGACGGTCGAGGCCCCCAACTACAACCGCTGACCCCGCGAACGGTGGATTCTTGCTGCGCGAACGGTGGATTCTTGTCGTCCGAGCCGGCAATTCTTGTCGGTCCGCGCAGCGGATAGGCTGGACCCGTGACTGAGATCGAGATCGGCAAGGCCAAGCGTGCCCGGCGCGCGTACTCCTTCGACGACATCGCCATCGTGCCCTCGCGGCGCACGCGCGATCCCGAAGAGGTCAGCGTGGCGTGGCAGATCGACGCCTATCGCTTCGAGCTTCCCGTCCTGGCCGCGCCGATGGACTCGGTGATGTCCCCGGAGACCGCGATCGCCTTCGGCAAGCACGGCGGGCTGGGCGTGCTCGACCTCGAAGGCCTCTGGACCCGGTACGACGACCCGTCGCCGTTGCTGGAGGAGGTC
Coding sequences within:
- the guaB gene encoding IMP dehydrogenase encodes the protein MELPDKFAALGLTYDDVLLLPGESDMAPADIDTTSRLTREISLKVPLVSAAMDTVTESRMAIAMAREGGLGVLHRNLSLDDQAYQVDLVKRTQTGIISNPITIGPDATLEELDRICGEYRVSGLPVVDPDNKLLGIITNRDLRFTPVAEWATTKVNEVMTTHPLFTGPVGISREDATALLRQHKRERLPLVDETGRLGGLITVKDFVKSEQFPHASKDADGRLMVGAAIGYFGDAWERASLLIEAGVDVLVADTAHGHVSLLLDMVRRLKTDPATKHVQVIGGNVATRAGAQAFVDAGADAVKVGFGPGSICTTRVVTGCGVPQITAVHEASLACQPAGVPVIADGGLQQSGDIAKALVAGAETVMLGSLLAGCEESPGELVFVNGKQFKAYRGMGSLGAMSSRGKKSYSKDRYFQAEVTSDDKIVPEGVEGQVAYRGPLAAVAHQLVGGLNQSMFYIGARTIPELQEKGKFVRITSASLKESHPHDIQMTVEAPNYNR
- a CDS encoding DUF4234 domain-containing protein — translated: MSDNHPPEQPHKGHPPPPPPPPPGWGQPQQGYGAAPPVNPGQQLHGGSGRIGKVRSTGMCILLFFVTCGIYSIYYFYVTHEEMKQHSNQGVGGLVALLLAIFVGIVNPFLLSAEVGNLRRWRGQEPRVSGLTGLWYVPGMLILVGPFIWFVKTNGALNDYWISQGAQPA
- the groL gene encoding chaperonin GroEL (60 kDa chaperone family; promotes refolding of misfolded polypeptides especially under stressful conditions; forms two stacked rings of heptamers to form a barrel-shaped 14mer; ends can be capped by GroES; misfolded proteins enter the barrel where they are refolded when GroES binds), which gives rise to MPKILEFDENARRALERGVDALANAVKVTLGPKGRYVVLDKKWGAPTITNDGVTVAREVELDDPFENLGAQLTKEVATKTNDVAGDGTTTATVLAQAMVHEGLRAVAAGANPMGLKRGMDAAAEAVGQALRDAAREVESKEDMASVATISSRDSHIGELLAEAFDKVGKDGVITVDESNTMGTELEFTEGMQFDKGYISQYFVTDAERMEAVLEDPYILLHQGKISAIADMLPLLEKVIAAGKPLFILAEDVDGEALSTLVVNKIKGTFNAVAVKAPAFGDRRKAMMEDIAVLTGGQVVAPEIGLKLDQVGLEVLGQARRIVVTKDNTTIVDGAGDSAAVEGRVNQIKAEIEASDSDWDTEKLQERLAKLAGGVCVIKVGAATEVELKEKKHRIEDAVSATRAAIEEGIVAGGGSALIHAVSVLEDNLGLTGDEAVGVRVVRKAADEPLRWIAENGGDNGYVITTKVRDLGVGNGYNAATGEYGDLVAQGVLDPVKVTRSALVNATSIAAMLLTTETLVVDKPEDEDESAAGHGHGHGH
- the groES gene encoding co-chaperone GroES — protein: MSVNIKPLEDRIIVKQLEAEQTTASGLVIPDTAKEKPQEGEVVAVGPGRFNEDGDERIPLDIAVGDKVIYSKYGGTEVKYGGEEFLILSARDVLAIVS
- a CDS encoding class I SAM-dependent methyltransferase, with the protein product MDLDAFRWLLTDDGQRLLETAGNAYADHDGDPVRSAAAVRKVEQDADRAAAALTQVGLRVKAVAKFGTDAMQMFFTPDALEQATHARVAAHRAARLAAAQPASVIDLGCGIGGDLIAFARAGLTVAGVDLDPVRVEVARANLAALDLAGAVQVADGTTLDLSGFGAVFADPARRGARGRVFDVEGWTPPWSFVTSLLERASVVKVAPGIPHELVPASVEAEWVSEGGEVKEAALWSSYLATARRRATVIGDGGLASITEEDDPYDGRERPVRALGEFLYEPDGAVIRAGLVTAVAGGVDGGLLDEHIAYVTSDASFRSPFARGYRVIETLPYREKPLKAALRARGIGRLTIKKRGVDIVPEVLRKRLSLHGEQEATLVMTRVAGEGTALLVQPFGRGTESPGVPLIR
- a CDS encoding oxygenase MpaB family protein, encoding MTDGYFPPGSVLRHVQEHRAVGQTYGQRALIIGATHPVPYVGTSASTNAKERPFMRLSATAEAFESIFFGDREEADRVLAMVHQMHTRVKGSLDRDEGNFPAGTAYDAFDPELMLWTMAMLADSSRVAFETLVRPLEADEKEQLWADWVRFGELFGMPRSVAPATASELEEWMRAQVAGPDFHVTEEARVVGRAIALDMPVPLQLRIGISGTNLVVRGMLPPRVRRAFGLAWSPAHAAAYAAITAGVRASQRVVPDQVRIGRNTGLFQLVSATERRIISRGGRTMELPAA